GACCAACATGGTGCCCCAGGCCCCACGAAACAACCAGCAGACCTGGGCTAACCTGGAAGACTACTGCCGCACCCTGGTTAATCAGGGCAATGAGCTGTATATCCTTATGGGTAATTATGGCAAAGGCGGCACTGGCTCCAGCGGCTACAAGGAAACCCTCGACAACGGCCGCATTACGGTGCCTCAGCGCATCTGGAAGGTCATTGTGGTATTGCCCCAGGGCAACGACGACGTGAGCCGCGTCGGCAGCACTACTCGGATCATTGCCGTGGATACGCCCAATGACAATACCCTTAGCACCAGCTGGGGCAGCTACCGTACCACCGTCGACGCCATCGAAGCGGCTACCGGCTACGACATCATGTCGCGGGTGCCAGTGGGCATTCAGGCTCCGCTGGAAGCCAAAACGGATACCGGCCCCACGCAGTAGCTCAAACCATTTTTACACATTTGGATATATCCTTTTGTGCAAACACAAGCACCCCCGGGTCGCCTTGCGCTGCAGGGCAACCCGGGGGTGTAACAGTTGCTTTCAGCCGACTGCTTGCTAGCCGACGACCGGCAGCGTGAACAGAAATATGCTGCCCGACCCCAGTTCACTCTCAACCCAGAGCCGGCCACCCTGGGAGGTAATAAACTCCCGGGCAATGCTCAGGCCCAGGCCGGAGCCGCCTCGGTAGCCGGTTTTGTCGGGGATCTGGGCAAAGCGCTGAAAGATTCGCTCGTGATTATCCGCCGCAATGCCGGGGCCGTAGTCCTGCACGCTAACCTGCACGAAGCTACCGGCCGGCCTGGCCCGCACCGTCAGGACCTCCCCGACCGGCGAATAGCGCGTGGCGTTGGCCAGCAGATTGATGAGCACCCAGGTAGTCTTTTCGACGTCGGCGCGCACGGCGGGCAAATTCTGGGGCAAGTGCACATCCAGGCGCAGCTGCTTAGTATCGAGCTGGGCCTGCACCGTGGCAGTGGCATAGCCCACCACGTCGGCGAGACTAGTGGGGCGAAGGTCGAGCTGGATGCCGGCCCCGGCGTCGAGGCGGGATACATCGAGCAGCTCGGCCACCATGCGCTGCAGGCGCTGGGTTTCCTGGCGCACGTCGCCGGTAATACGCAGGCGCTCCTCGGCCGGCAGTCGCTCGTCAAGCAGCAGGCGCAGGTTGATGTTCATGCTCGAAAGCGGAGTTTTGAGCTCGTGCGAGACGGTGGCCAGGAAGTTGGACTTGACCTGATCCAGCTTCTTGAAGTCCGACACGTTGCGCAGAGTCAGGATCTGCCCCACAAACTCGGTTTTCTCGGTGGCCTCGTTGAAAGACACCAAATCCTGCACGGCTAGGCGGTAAAACGCTTCCTCGCCGCGCTGACTGATGTGCAGCAGCGGGGCTTCGGCCACGGCCGCCGCCCGGTTAGGCGCGTCGAGCGGACTGAGCATGGTTTGGAGCAGGTCGTTGTGCAGGCGCAACACCGGCGCGGGCTGCCCCACAACTTGTTCGGGCTGCAACCCCAGCAGCTCGCACATGACGGGGTTTGCCAGCAGAATGCGGCGGTGCTCGTCGAGCAGCAGTAGGCCTTCGTCCAGGGTGTTGACGATGCTGGCGGCCCGGTTACGCTCGGTGATTAGTTCAGCGGCCGTGGAGGTGCGGTACTCGCGCAGCTGGCTGAGCATGCGGTTGAAGGCCCGGGCCACCTGCCCAAACTCGTCGGTGCTTTCCTGGGGGATGCTGGCCGAAAAGTCGCGCTCGGTGGCGTGGTTGAGGGCAGCGGTGAGGCGGCGCAGGGGCTGCACGGCGGCTTCGGGCACGCTGCCCACCAGGCCCAGGGCCAAGAGCGTGGCCAGGGTCAGGAAGACGAGCAGGTTGCGGTTGGCCTCGTCGGCGCGGCGGTTGGCCTGGGCGGTTTTGCGGGTCAGGGCAGCCGTGTTGACCTCGACCATCTGGTAGGTCAGGCGGCGCAGTTCGGCCACGGTAGGCGGGGCGGCCACCAAGGCTGCAGAACCCGGCGCGGCGCGTTGCAGCTGCTGAAGCACCCGTAGGCGCTGCCCCAACTCCTCAACGACCTCCTGCTCCCCGGCCTCGGTCACATTACCGGCTTCTTTGCGCAACGCGGTGGCAAAGCGGGCTGTGGCTACCGTATCGGCTAAAGGCTGGCGGGCCAGCTCATCCAGGCTGCGCAGCATCTGCTGGCCCAGGGTAACAGAGTAAAGGTTGGCCGTGAGTACGTCCCGGGAGTTGCGGTCGAGCTGCCGCAGGGAGTAGTAGCCGTAGCCGCCGATGCTGAGTAGCAGCAGCAGCATGGCCAGAAACCCCAGGTTGATTTTGGTTTTTAAATTCATTCGCGAAGCGCCGGAAGGCGGAGGTTGAGTGAGCTCGGCAAGGGCCAATTAAGAACGTCATGTCGAGCCCGGCGAGGAATCTCGCGTGCAATGGTAATCAATGGCCCTGGCAAAGAAGTGGCGGAGACGCTTGAGCTGACTTGTGCCCTAGTAAAGCAGAAGGTTCTTTCCTCAACAACGCCAGCATGCGAGGTTCCTCGCGGGGCTCGAAATGACGTTCTATTTCCAACAGCGTCAACCTCTGTGCTGCTTGCGCCGCTTGAGACGACATTACTGTTTTGGCTCCTTCACCCGTAGGCTAATACGTAACCAGGTACACGTCCAGGTCCTGGTCGGTGCGGGCCACGGCGCGCAGCAGATCCTGAGTTACGCCGCGGCGGCTGAGTTGCTCCCAGAGGCTTTTCTCCCGAGTGATGCCGCACACCAGTAGCGTGGCGTTTTTTTCGGCGGCCACTTGCCGGATGGCACCCACGATATCGTCGGACTTGACGCGCAGAATCTGGGCGCCCAGCTCGGTAGCCAGCTGCAGATTGCCCAGCAGGCGGCGCTGGGTGGCCAGGTTGATCCGGTCGGCGGCTTCGGGGGTGGTTTGCACGTAGAGCACGTACCAGGCCGCGGCCCCGAACCGGTCGGCCAGGCGGGAGGTTTTGCGGATAATTTCCTTAGCGGCCTGGTCGTTGG
Above is a genomic segment from Hymenobacter cellulosivorans containing:
- a CDS encoding sensor histidine kinase, which produces MNLKTKINLGFLAMLLLLLSIGGYGYYSLRQLDRNSRDVLTANLYSVTLGQQMLRSLDELARQPLADTVATARFATALRKEAGNVTEAGEQEVVEELGQRLRVLQQLQRAAPGSAALVAAPPTVAELRRLTYQMVEVNTAALTRKTAQANRRADEANRNLLVFLTLATLLALGLVGSVPEAAVQPLRRLTAALNHATERDFSASIPQESTDEFGQVARAFNRMLSQLREYRTSTAAELITERNRAASIVNTLDEGLLLLDEHRRILLANPVMCELLGLQPEQVVGQPAPVLRLHNDLLQTMLSPLDAPNRAAAVAEAPLLHISQRGEEAFYRLAVQDLVSFNEATEKTEFVGQILTLRNVSDFKKLDQVKSNFLATVSHELKTPLSSMNINLRLLLDERLPAEERLRITGDVRQETQRLQRMVAELLDVSRLDAGAGIQLDLRPTSLADVVGYATATVQAQLDTKQLRLDVHLPQNLPAVRADVEKTTWVLINLLANATRYSPVGEVLTVRARPAGSFVQVSVQDYGPGIAADNHERIFQRFAQIPDKTGYRGGSGLGLSIAREFITSQGGRLWVESELGSGSIFLFTLPVVG